GGGAACGGATATTAAAAACCACATATGGAATATGGTCAACTAATTAGTATTAGtagtattactttattatactaACCTTACGTTTACTAGAAATACACTATTACCTATAGTACATGTTGTATAGTGTACAATAACGCGGTATATTGGTGATATTATGGTAACACGTAACActatcatagataatattgtatcattatttttatcatcattattttatttatctattaacaATATTTCCCCTTCGTTGGTTGGGCTGTAGGCAACACTGGTGGATCGTGGATGCACGTAGTATTGAAGTAATGACGAATTGACGGTTTtgttacttttaactttaaagttttattaagtattgttatttgtaaatttgaGATCAACTGCAAGCGAAGACCGATTAGAAAGTTTGATGATTTTACACTGTGAAAGAGATATAAACATAGATCATAATTTGGCCATTGATACTTTTGCAGCAACATCAGATTTATTGAGggacaatttattgtttaaataaagatttattgttattaatatattataagtaattttattatatttctgataTTAACATGACAAAGTATATTACTGTTGTAGAATTGTGAATTGGGGGTGTGGGGGCAAAGCCCCCACAGGTCTGTGTGAAAAAATTTAGGTGGTGGTGGTCGAGCATTTATACTTgcctcataaaataaaatagttcacGCCGCCACTGAGCACAGTGGATTGACTATTGTAGTAGTTAAGTATGGTTATAGAAATTACAATGTATGACGTCACATGGtatttttaagtgaaaaaaGTCATCTgaataacattaatacaatattcagaaattgaaatttataataatgtaatgtattttgttatattgttatgtaggtatactcttttaatcaaaaaattacatattttggtagTAAGTATATAGgcgtacattttatttataaatgagttACATAAGTTACATCAGAAACATGTGGgtaaaaaacaatatagtaggatgaaataaaatattgtagagGTCAATAGATCATCCTGCTGTAGTGTAAgcctattttttattgtttatctatCACAAAGTGTATTTATTGCTGTACAGCCAGGTGGATAGGTATGTCACATTTGTTGTAATGCAGTGTTAATATGTTGGGTTTGAAATGAATGAGTTGTGATACTTGGAgatttatgtatgatatatgATATGCACTCACCAAAGATGGGATTGCTGTGTGCCTCAGACGGCGGCGTTGTGCCTCTCCTTCTATGTAGTCATGACCAGGGATAAAATGCCTCGAACACAACTTTGAGCTTAGGTTTACAGGAAAACCTTGGTTCACCACGAATTCCACCCACTGAAGACGACGCACATCAGTTGGAATTCTAAGGATGAATGTGATGTATAacatgttatgttatattattgttatatgttgGTTGACATTGTAAATACCTGTGCATTGAAACGTCGTTGTCACCATCCATGTTTCCACATATGACACATAGTTTCACCATCGTGAATAGCCTGGATGatatggaataatataataaaaacattgttatagaaaaatataataatattactaatgaaATACTTGAATACTAAATCACAAATACGAAAAACAAATCATCTCGGTCGTTGTAATCGAatattcgaatattattatgatgatatcaGTATGTTATCAGTGGTGATATATGCACCTTGGGTAgtttagtgttatttttagaatactataaaattaatattgttaatagtattaaaaaaatgaaaaaacgatATACCGAGCTCGTATAATGTTAAAGCCACGAAACAATGTAGAATGAATGGGTAGGTACGCAATGTTAATTTGCGTTTACCTAAGACACAAACGGCTTCATCGGAACGGCTAACGGGCCAACGTGGACCACAGTGTCAGTCACCAGTGAGTCCCAGTACGAATGTGgatataaaaaactttaaaaacgaaACGCGCCAtggtaaaaattatatgtacaatgtTTGCAGTGTGTACAGAAGCAGCCATTAACGATACGCGCTGCCAAACGCGCGGATAGGTaataatgcttatattattatgtctatcaAAATTGTACTTACCGGTATCAAAAATCGCCTGATCCAAAAACAAAAACCCGGAATAAGGAAAGCACTTGTTAGGAGTCTAgaaatacagtaaaacctcgGTAAAACGGAACTTCGGTAAGACGGAAACCCCGGTATTACGGAATATTTGTTTGGTCCCGTttcaaattacatataattttatcccGCTAAGACGGAAACCTCGCCAAGCCGGAAACGGACACGTTTTTGTAATGAAAGTTGATGAAAACCCTCGCTAAGACGGAAATATAACACGATTTTcgtgtaataaatttattttcgtaCTGTCGATACCCATAGATAATCGATATACGAGCGCGTACGATgacattaaaaactaataaaattgatatgtatacactacctatacaatattattatctgagtTGCTTGGTTCAGTATCAAATCGTATATCGTTACGTTCGTGTCGTTTACGTCGTTGAGTTTTCCGTCTATCGTttaaaatgtcgaaaaaaacAACTCTTACGCTAtcggataaaataaaattaatcgaGTTAAAGCAACATGAGAATCTTTCAGTGAAGGAACTTATGGTGAAATTTAAGTGTGGAAAAACGCAAGTTTATGaggcaaaaaaaataaagacaaaCTAATGGAGCAGTGGGTGAGTTGTAAAAATTCTGGTAAAAGTAAAAGAGTGGTGTCGGTGGGATATGAACAAGTTGAACGAGATTTATACAGGTGGTTCATCAATTGTCGGTCGAAAAGTTTGCCCATCTCTGCCcatcacctaacctaacctaacctattatacaAACAGAGGCCACTAAATTGGCAGAAAAACTCGGAATCAGTGATTTTAAAGCTTCAAACGGTTGGCTTGACCGGTTCAAACGACGGCACAATATCGTCTGCAAACAAATCAATGGAGAAGCAAATGATGTAAATCAAGATACAGTTGAAAATTGGAAACGCAAACTCTTAGTTCTCATTAAAGGGTATGAAGCTAAAGACATTTATAATGCCGACGAAACTGGTCTTTTTTTTAGAGGGATCCCTACCAAGTCTTTAGTAATAAAGGGCGATGCGTGTGTTGGTGGTAAAAAATCTAAGGATAGGTTAACTGTATTAATGTGTGGGAGCATGGCAGGTGAAATAAGGAAACCTCTTGTTATAGGCAAATCCATGAAACCTCGTTGTTTTAAGAATATGAATATTGCTTTGTTACCTGTGACTTGGAAATCTAACAAGAAGGCTTGGATGACGGCCGAAATAATGGAACAGTGGTTGCAATATTTCAATGCAGATATGCGATCACAgaacagaaatattttattatttttggacaATGCGACATGTCATCCTTACATTGAACTGTCTAACGTGAAAATTCATATGCTACCCCCAAACACCACTTCGGTTTCTCAACCGATAGACCAAGGAGTTATTTACACCTTTAAGTCGTACTATCGTAAATTTATGTTACAGTCGCTTGTGTGCAAAATTGATAGTTCTACTTCGGTTCACCAGCTTGCTACTTCGATAACTGTGTTAGATGCTGTAAATTGGATTTCTTTATCGtgcaatagtttaaaaaatgaatgtgtaCAAAATTGTTTCCGTAAAGCTGGATTCTTGATTGATGGATCGGACGTGAATCCCAATGAGAATGCCCTGACTGAAATTCAAGATATCTTTGCTGCACTTGATTTTGACCAAGAACCATTTCTGCACATTGATGACCAACTTGAGACGCAGCAAACCCATGATTCGGCTTTATCCATGGTTGAGAATGAAAGTGAAAAAGACGAAGACAACGACGAAAACCAATATGAAGAACCAGAAAATATGGTAAAAGATTACAAAACTGCTATCTGCTACCTCGAGGAACTACAAAAATTTTCCCTCACAGTATCTAATAGTGAGCTTTTGGATTTTATTTCGAGAGCCAAGGAGTGTGTGGAACGCGACGccttacaaaataaaaagcaaaaatCAATaaccgatttttttcaaaaaatataattatgtatttattaatgtatactggctgaaaataaatacgtaataaataaaatatatagatgaataagtataaatataaaattaaataaaaaatataaattgtatgtattatgtatcaactggtttaaaataaatatatatgtaatctttaattttattcaattaaattttttgaaccCCGTCAAGACGGAAAAATATCATGGTCCCATGCGATTCCGTCTTATcgaggttttactgtattaaAATGTGCAAAAGAATCACCAAGCTTTCTgtgcatatacattatacaacctTCTCGTTCGAACGTTGGCCGTAGCCTGATGTTGGATAACACGGTATGGTTCCGCAAAGCTTAGTTATCCTCTCCATTCCACTGCCGAGCGAtaagttttaactaattaaGGTCCAAAGGGCATTTAATGTTACGGACAGACGGTAATAAAAGATACAAAATGTGCAATTATActtcctaataaaataaataacatatagatacgtaatattatattaatcaatacatacatatatatatataaacatgtacctgtagtgtatatataataattatttgttataagaaaaaaaaacgtgaaaaaaaatgcaaaaaaaacatACACTTCGTATAGATAGTCGCCGCCCAAAGTGCGTATGACGGATTCGAATTCGGACCTACCTAGACACCTACGTTTGGGgaacctacgcctaacctatcGAGCCACAGTTTGAGTTGCAAATTACTgtcaaaacttcaacaattaagctgtgtgtctattatgtttgaataataaatgtatacaatatatacctacgtttatttaatcaaaaacatttatatatccCATACTATAAAATGATGACCTTAGTTATAACTTGacgttaagaggacgccacacgggcaaaaataccgtacaaaaacatgccaattttgttccaataatacggcttactgaatggttttagagcaaaatacctttattaaaagttgtagaggagagttatatcgggtgacgtataagactcgatttttgatattttaattgtttataccaattattcgcaagtaaaaaagtgaaaaaaagtcaaaacgcaaaacgattttatcgattttgagaaggaaatatcgaaaatcgagtcttatacgtcacccgatataactcttctctacaacttttaattaaggtattttgctctaaaaccattctgtaagccgtattattggaacaaaattggcatgttttacagtaaaaaaaatttaattacggCCGTCATGTGCTGCTTTTGTTTCTAGCGGCAGCGTTTGTCCCCTCCTAGCTCCGACATCCAGACTCGCCGGCCGCCGGCAGGTCAAAACCGGTCTGTTATCGGCGGTCCGCGCTTCGCACGTcgttgcattatttttatatatacctattacgttcatattattatttacgtgaaataaaacatagtataattatgCTCGATTTATTACGATGCCCGTGACCGTCCTTGCATTTCCGTATTGCCGTGACATCCGCGGCTGTgagtaaaaacttattttttagttccaaaaacACGGCTGACTGACTGGGTTTAGATCAAAAAACCTCTTATAAAAGTTGAAGAGGAGAGTTGAATCTGTTAACGTATAGCActagatttttgatattttagcttattataccaattattcacaaatcaaaaaagtgaaaacaaaaaacaaaaaatgcaaaacgattttatatattttgaaaatgaaatatcgaaaatcgagtcctctaattttatataaaatattcataacaaactcttcaaaaacatttaaaactaatttctatagaacatataatatttattgtgttaaaaatataagaatttataaaaactaaaactcattattttattattatttatttattacgggcAGTGAGcccaatataatgtacaaaaatatataaattcaacctAAGTGGGTGTTTCAGTTACCCAACTTTACAAGTAGCAATTTTATagagataatagtaataataaaaaacacacgatatagtatataatgagacacatatattaaaatttttaggtacataatagtaataatacaattttgtttttaatatctaataaacaaGTGAGGGTGCTCATTGCCAAggcaaatcataaaataattagtgtattAGATATCTTTACAA
This genomic window from Metopolophium dirhodum isolate CAU chromosome 1, ASM1992520v1, whole genome shotgun sequence contains:
- the LOC132952147 gene encoding tigger transposable element-derived protein 6-like — its product is MEQWVSCKNSGKSKRVVSVGYEQVERDLYRWFINCRSKKATKLAEKLGISDFKASNGWLDRFKRRHNIVCKQINGEANDVNQDTVENWKRKLLVLIKGYEAKDIYNADETGLFFRGIPTKSLVIKGDACVGGKKSKDRLTVLMCGSMAGEIRKPLVIGKSMKPRCFKNMNIALLPVTWKSNKKAWMTAEIMEQWLQYFNADMRSQNRNILLFLDNATCHPYIELSNVKIHMLPPNTTSVSQPIDQGVIYTFKSYYRKFMLQSLVCKIDSSTSVHQLATSITVLDAVNWISLSCNSLKNECVQNCFRKAGFLIDGSDVNPNENALTEIQDIFAALDFDQEPFLHIDDQLETQQTHDSALSMVENESEKDEDNDENQYEEPENMVKDYKTAICYLEELQKFSLTVSNSELLDFISRAKECVERDALQNKKQKSITDFFQKI